A window of the Lepus europaeus isolate LE1 chromosome 5, mLepTim1.pri, whole genome shotgun sequence genome harbors these coding sequences:
- the LOC133761147 gene encoding small nuclear ribonucleoprotein E-like, with the protein MAYRGQGQKVQKAMVQPINLIFRYLQNRSRIQVWLYEQVNIQIEGCIIGFDEYMNLVLDDAGEIHSKTKSRKQLGRIMLKGDDITLLQSVSN; encoded by the coding sequence ATGGCGTACCGTGGCCAGGGCCAGAAAGTGCAGAAGGCGATGGTGCAGCCCATCAACCTCATCTTCAGATACTTGCAAAACCGGTCTCGCATCCAGGTATGGCTCTATGAGCAAGTGAACATTCAGATAGAGGGTTGCATCATTGGTTTCGATGAATACATGAACCTCGTATTAGATGATGCAGGGGAGATCCATTCTAAAACAAAGTCAAGAAAACAACTGGGTCGGATCATGCTAAAAGGAGATGATATTACTTTGCTACAAAGTGTCTCCAACTAG